In Synechococcus sp. CB0101, a genomic segment contains:
- a CDS encoding chorismate lyase: MPPTKLWPSPLPLWQAAPEAVAAGLGGEADGDQSALTGPWRLLLLGDGSPTRHLQSLTGIAVDVEVIAMEADSDCQQEAPPEVAELDQPLLRRQVWLRCGTQTLAWAESWWNQSEAERHLQERNQPIWRSLTAKRAELYREVDGLALVAAPLLEKGFGHPGPYWSRHYRFFRGGRELTVIREVFSPALERWLGPAQHTAS; this comes from the coding sequence ATGCCCCCCACGAAGCTCTGGCCCTCTCCCCTGCCGCTCTGGCAGGCAGCCCCCGAGGCCGTGGCTGCTGGGCTCGGGGGTGAAGCCGATGGCGATCAGAGCGCCCTCACTGGCCCTTGGCGACTGCTGCTGCTGGGCGATGGCAGCCCCACCCGCCACCTGCAGTCGCTCACGGGGATCGCCGTGGATGTGGAGGTGATCGCCATGGAGGCAGACAGCGACTGCCAACAGGAGGCGCCACCGGAAGTGGCCGAATTGGATCAGCCGTTGCTGCGCCGCCAGGTGTGGCTGCGCTGCGGCACCCAGACCCTGGCCTGGGCGGAGAGCTGGTGGAACCAAAGCGAAGCGGAACGCCACCTGCAGGAGCGCAACCAGCCGATCTGGCGCAGCCTCACCGCCAAACGGGCCGAGCTCTATCGCGAAGTGGATGGGCTGGCGTTGGTGGCAGCTCCCTTGCTGGAGAAGGGATTTGGGCATCCGGGCCCCTACTGGAGCCGCCACTACCGCTTTTTCCGCGGCGGCCGCGAACTCACCGTGATTCGCGAAGTGTTCTCCCCGGCACTGGAGCGCTGGCTGGGCCCAGCCCAACACACAGCTTCATAA
- a CDS encoding SprT family zinc-dependent metalloprotease produces MPLVPLLPLFHRLNREHFAGELADGDGQALVAVRWSDGRMRRSAGLYRFGRDRQGQPISEIVLSRPLLEPLPQEATLSTLCHEMIHAWVHRVVRADEVHGPHFRSRMAAINASQQEFEVSVRHRFPVPSEPARWIASCPSCGLESPYRRRRPGVACRLCCERFHGGRWHASCQLVFTPAAA; encoded by the coding sequence GTGCCCCTCGTCCCGCTGCTGCCGCTGTTTCACCGCCTCAACCGCGAGCATTTCGCCGGCGAGCTGGCCGATGGCGATGGCCAGGCCCTGGTGGCGGTGCGCTGGAGCGATGGCCGCATGCGGCGTAGTGCCGGCCTCTATCGCTTTGGCCGTGACCGCCAGGGCCAGCCGATCAGCGAGATCGTGTTGTCGCGGCCGCTGCTGGAGCCCCTGCCCCAGGAGGCCACCCTCAGCACCCTCTGCCACGAAATGATCCACGCCTGGGTGCATCGGGTGGTGCGGGCGGATGAAGTGCATGGCCCCCACTTCCGAAGCCGGATGGCGGCGATCAATGCCTCACAGCAGGAGTTTGAAGTGAGTGTGCGCCACCGCTTTCCGGTGCCAAGCGAGCCGGCTCGCTGGATTGCCTCCTGCCCCAGCTGCGGTCTGGAATCCCCTTATCGCCGCCGCCGGCCCGGAGTGGCCTGTCGCTTGTGCTGCGAGCGATTTCACGGCGGGCGCTGGCATGCCAGCTGCCAGCTGGTGTTCACGCCGGCGGCCGCCTAG
- a CDS encoding membrane protein, whose amino-acid sequence MDGQLVQSIGTKALLAGAGTLLLYWTINAVKLVLNARGINPVIKQFFTQVASGRVDAAYLLTTKNYRSHVNRQQFIRFLAGLQLNKYRNLKSGRPRIQEDQITLTVKLKAENNDELPLDFTFVKVEEDWKVDRIQKAAA is encoded by the coding sequence ATGGACGGACAACTGGTGCAATCGATCGGCACCAAGGCCCTGTTGGCCGGCGCCGGCACCCTGCTCCTCTACTGGACGATCAACGCCGTCAAGTTGGTGTTGAACGCGCGCGGGATCAACCCCGTGATCAAGCAGTTCTTCACCCAGGTGGCCTCAGGCCGGGTGGATGCCGCCTACCTGCTCACCACCAAGAACTACCGCTCCCACGTAAACCGGCAGCAGTTCATCCGCTTCCTGGCCGGGTTGCAGCTCAACAAATACCGCAACCTCAAGTCGGGTCGTCCCCGCATCCAGGAAGACCAGATCACCCTCACCGTGAAGCTCAAGGCCGAGAACAACGATGAGCTGCCCCTCGATTTCACCTTTGTGAAGGTGGAGGAAGACTGGAAGGTGGACCGCATCCAGAAGGCCGCCGCCTGA
- the ligA gene encoding NAD-dependent DNA ligase LigA — protein sequence MAAPHARAAELRQLLNRAAHAYYVLDAPEMEDPVYDRLYRELLDLETAHPELIAPDSPTQRVGGAPAEGFQSVQHRIGLLSLDNAFNTGELEAWYARLLKVLDREPAAALPMVGELKIDGNALALSYEHGVLVRAATRGDGEQGEEITANVRTIGSVPLRLQLEHPPEWLEVRGEAFIPDGTFTAINAERESRGEALFANPRNACAGTLRQLDPKVVAARRLDFFAYTLHLPPGTQGPASQWESLQWLKAAGFKVNPNAELLPDLAAVEAFFERWDTGRRQLDYATDGVVVKLNDLALQDAAGFTQKAPRWAIALKYPAEEAPSKLLRLACQVGRTGVVTPVAEFEPVPLAGTSVSRATLHNADRLVELDLHAGDTIVVRKAGEIIPEVVRVLAELRPAGAQRLELPHTCPECGSELVREEGEAATRCVNSSCPAILRGALRHWVSKGALDVDGLGSKLIEQLVDRGLVGSIADLYRLDGALLASLERMGSKSADNLVAALAASKAQPWNRQLYGLGIHHVGEVNAKTLASAFPSAAELATAATDTPELITAVYGIGGEIAQSLQQWFATAANQELLSQLERLGFSLATSDEELAAAAERSAASAQLNGQTFVLTGTLPSMSRSEAKALIEAAGGKVSGSVSKKTSYVVAGDEAGSKLSKAESLGVAVLDEAGLQALLGSS from the coding sequence CTGGCTGCACCACACGCCCGTGCCGCTGAACTGAGGCAGCTGCTCAATCGCGCGGCTCATGCCTACTACGTGCTCGATGCTCCTGAGATGGAGGATCCGGTCTACGACCGGCTCTACCGCGAGCTGCTCGATCTCGAAACCGCCCACCCGGAGCTGATCGCCCCAGATAGCCCCACCCAGCGCGTGGGAGGGGCACCAGCTGAGGGGTTCCAGTCGGTGCAGCACCGCATCGGGTTGCTCAGCCTCGACAACGCCTTCAACACAGGCGAGCTCGAGGCCTGGTACGCCCGCCTACTGAAGGTGCTCGACCGCGAGCCCGCCGCCGCGCTGCCGATGGTGGGCGAGCTGAAGATCGACGGCAACGCCCTGGCCCTCAGCTACGAGCACGGCGTGCTGGTGCGGGCCGCCACCCGCGGTGACGGCGAGCAGGGCGAAGAGATCACCGCCAACGTGCGCACCATTGGCTCGGTGCCCCTGCGCCTGCAGCTCGAGCACCCACCGGAGTGGCTGGAGGTGCGCGGCGAAGCATTCATCCCCGATGGCACCTTCACCGCCATCAATGCCGAGCGCGAGAGCCGGGGCGAAGCGCTCTTCGCCAACCCCCGCAACGCCTGTGCCGGCACCCTGCGCCAACTCGATCCCAAGGTGGTAGCGGCCCGGCGGCTCGATTTCTTCGCCTACACGCTGCACTTGCCGCCCGGCACGCAAGGACCGGCCAGCCAGTGGGAGTCGCTGCAGTGGCTCAAGGCCGCCGGCTTCAAGGTGAACCCCAACGCCGAACTGCTGCCGGATCTGGCGGCGGTGGAGGCTTTCTTCGAGCGCTGGGACACGGGCCGCCGCCAGCTCGACTACGCCACCGACGGCGTGGTGGTGAAGCTCAACGACCTAGCGCTGCAGGATGCCGCCGGCTTCACCCAGAAAGCGCCGCGCTGGGCCATCGCCCTCAAATACCCCGCCGAAGAGGCCCCCAGCAAGCTGCTGCGCTTGGCGTGTCAGGTGGGACGCACCGGGGTCGTGACACCGGTCGCTGAATTTGAACCCGTGCCCCTAGCCGGAACCAGCGTGAGCCGCGCCACCCTGCACAACGCCGACCGCCTGGTGGAGCTGGATCTGCACGCCGGCGACACAATCGTGGTGCGCAAGGCCGGCGAGATCATCCCTGAGGTGGTGCGGGTGCTGGCGGAGCTACGGCCCGCCGGTGCCCAGCGCCTCGAACTCCCCCACACCTGCCCGGAATGCGGCTCGGAACTGGTGCGTGAGGAGGGTGAAGCCGCCACCCGCTGCGTGAACAGCAGCTGCCCGGCGATCCTGCGCGGCGCCCTGCGCCACTGGGTGAGCAAGGGGGCCCTGGATGTGGATGGGCTCGGCAGCAAATTGATCGAGCAGCTGGTGGACCGTGGCCTGGTGGGCTCAATCGCCGATCTCTACCGGCTCGATGGAGCGCTGCTGGCCAGCCTGGAGCGCATGGGCAGCAAGAGCGCCGACAACCTGGTAGCTGCCCTGGCCGCCTCCAAAGCCCAGCCCTGGAACCGGCAGCTCTATGGCCTGGGGATCCACCACGTGGGCGAAGTGAATGCCAAAACGCTGGCCTCCGCCTTCCCCAGCGCTGCGGAGCTGGCCACCGCGGCCACCGACACGCCCGAGCTGATCACAGCCGTGTATGGCATCGGCGGCGAGATCGCCCAGAGCCTGCAGCAGTGGTTTGCCACGGCGGCCAACCAGGAGCTGCTGAGCCAACTCGAACGCCTGGGCTTTTCGCTCGCCACCAGTGACGAAGAACTGGCAGCCGCCGCGGAGCGCAGTGCAGCCAGCGCCCAGCTCAACGGCCAGACGTTTGTGCTCACCGGCACCCTGCCCTCGATGAGCCGCAGCGAAGCCAAGGCCCTGATCGAAGCCGCCGGCGGCAAGGTGAGCGGCTCAGTGAGCAAAAAGACCAGCTACGTGGTGGCTGGCGACGAAGCCGGCAGCAAACTCAGCAAGGCCGAAAGCCTTGGGGTGGCGGTGCTGGATGAGGCCGGGCTACAGGCGCTGCTGGGAAGCAGCTGA
- a CDS encoding S8 family serine peptidase, which translates to MTHKQQSARIPNSNPWVRPDQKTFFQLDDLMPEVAKQYKQLQKGKGAETEGLNLSVDLVLNRRKVDAKAIEKSGKYSFDKFYDTDKLLGLSYQELQAYTSELSNKDLNQLYGADRKSIQSVVEFLKRSGATKIDTSTALQQRTLGFEITLEKFLKAFTNGKLEFNSSISSFDYISREGTAKSFLKAQGEGAKDFADAILGFTIREASNQTDNHNKNSGIDDTSQIEAAYFLPSEVAKAYDFPGLTDDLAGTGARIGLTGTGGNQAMLNWQNSSAFRELMTLQGRNPDEVPQIQSLNPEIPDSGYSLEQMLDVSVLTSIAPGAQIVASTQSAAIDTYASYASLIYLKGDEAVDVISSSKQLGSENNDGSQALDELFMDAVLRGIPIVIAAGDRGTANPTGGLSGPLKPAIGRALPDQSTGSAAVLSVGGTAFSREFVTATNNSSDPASVSSAKDQSTWNGILTESRFALPPNQPVAFAGNFSAADFITGKTQFFYAKSGLIQDLGSSGSWDKSSGLYEATYQRDNLTGEWIDTWRNYPDISMLSGGNASTSIEDQRYFMAYLDGDDYGIMAAKGTSAAAPLTAALLAITASNLRQKHGDKAKLGFVNPLLYELYNSSSREQVFFDVPAGSNNANVYSTPESPEDWEGIYVAVFETDPGYTLYPLNGTGPNGELDLSLSATGAGFDAATGLGSINGTAFMHHLLTAYANLLG; encoded by the coding sequence ATGACGCATAAACAACAAAGCGCTCGCATCCCCAATTCCAATCCCTGGGTCCGCCCAGATCAGAAGACATTCTTTCAACTTGACGACCTCATGCCAGAGGTTGCCAAGCAATACAAGCAGCTCCAGAAAGGGAAAGGAGCAGAGACCGAGGGCCTCAACCTCAGTGTCGACCTGGTACTGAATCGACGCAAGGTTGATGCCAAAGCCATTGAGAAAAGCGGCAAATACAGCTTCGACAAGTTTTACGACACCGACAAACTCCTCGGACTCTCTTACCAGGAACTGCAGGCCTACACAAGCGAGCTATCCAACAAAGACCTGAATCAGCTTTATGGAGCAGACAGAAAGAGCATTCAATCCGTGGTTGAGTTCCTCAAACGCAGTGGCGCCACAAAGATCGACACATCAACAGCTCTACAACAGCGTACACTGGGCTTCGAGATCACATTAGAAAAATTTCTAAAAGCCTTCACCAACGGTAAACTGGAATTCAACTCTTCCATATCGAGTTTCGACTACATCAGCCGCGAAGGCACAGCCAAATCTTTCCTGAAAGCCCAAGGCGAAGGAGCGAAAGACTTTGCCGACGCTATTTTAGGCTTCACAATACGCGAGGCATCAAACCAGACCGACAACCACAACAAGAACAGCGGCATTGACGACACTAGCCAGATTGAAGCAGCTTATTTTCTACCTAGCGAGGTTGCAAAAGCCTACGATTTCCCCGGATTGACCGATGATCTTGCCGGCACAGGAGCCCGCATTGGCTTAACCGGAACTGGAGGCAATCAGGCCATGCTGAACTGGCAGAACAGCTCGGCATTTAGAGAGCTGATGACTTTACAGGGACGAAACCCAGATGAGGTCCCACAAATTCAGTCATTGAATCCTGAGATCCCAGACAGCGGGTACAGCCTCGAGCAAATGCTCGATGTCAGCGTTTTGACATCCATCGCACCAGGAGCACAGATCGTTGCATCAACCCAAAGTGCAGCCATCGACACCTACGCAAGTTATGCGTCCTTGATTTATCTCAAGGGAGACGAAGCCGTTGACGTCATCAGCTCATCAAAACAATTAGGAAGCGAAAACAACGACGGATCACAGGCACTGGATGAATTGTTCATGGATGCCGTCCTTCGTGGCATTCCGATCGTGATCGCCGCTGGCGACCGAGGTACAGCCAACCCAACTGGCGGACTGAGCGGACCGCTGAAACCCGCCATTGGCAGAGCACTACCCGATCAAAGCACCGGCAGCGCAGCAGTACTCAGCGTGGGCGGGACGGCTTTCAGCAGAGAATTTGTTACAGCAACAAACAATTCCAGCGATCCAGCATCTGTTTCATCTGCAAAAGACCAGAGCACCTGGAACGGGATTTTGACGGAGTCAAGATTTGCGCTGCCCCCAAATCAACCTGTCGCCTTTGCAGGAAATTTCTCAGCCGCAGACTTTATAACCGGAAAAACCCAGTTTTTCTATGCAAAATCAGGACTGATTCAGGACCTCGGCTCCAGTGGGAGCTGGGACAAATCTTCGGGCTTGTACGAAGCGACCTACCAACGCGACAATCTCACAGGAGAGTGGATCGATACCTGGAGAAACTACCCAGACATTTCCATGCTTTCAGGGGGAAATGCTTCGACTAGCATTGAGGATCAGCGATATTTCATGGCATACCTTGACGGAGATGACTATGGCATCATGGCAGCAAAAGGAACATCCGCCGCGGCCCCGCTGACTGCCGCCTTGCTGGCAATTACAGCTTCGAACCTAAGACAGAAGCACGGCGACAAAGCCAAGCTTGGCTTTGTTAATCCACTGCTTTACGAATTGTACAACTCATCATCGCGAGAACAAGTTTTCTTTGATGTTCCAGCCGGCTCCAACAACGCCAATGTTTATTCAACACCTGAGTCGCCTGAGGATTGGGAGGGGATCTATGTGGCGGTATTTGAGACAGATCCTGGCTACACGCTTTATCCTCTGAATGGCACCGGACCAAATGGAGAACTTGATCTCAGCCTCTCAGCCACTGGCGCAGGATTTGACGCTGCCACCGGTTTAGGCAGCATCAACGGCACCGCTTTCATGCACCATCTACTGACCGCATACGCAAACCTCTTAGGCTGA
- a CDS encoding TVP38/TMEM64 family protein, producing MPFHGASLTEGFQALLPALQSPAGAIAFVPLYALWVTLLLPGVWASMLAGALYGTWWGSLIVFVGACLGAEAAFLLGRTWLRAWAQRRLAALPKLQAVERAVSREGLKLVLLTRLSPAFPFSLLNLAYGLSEVSLRDYTIGLIGILPGTILFCGLGALAGDVARFGDVLSGQADPATWALRIIGILATVAVVWLVGRAARKALQESEPPA from the coding sequence GTGCCCTTCCACGGTGCATCCCTCACGGAGGGTTTCCAAGCCTTGCTCCCGGCGCTGCAGTCTCCCGCTGGTGCCATCGCTTTCGTGCCCCTTTATGCCCTTTGGGTCACGCTGCTCCTGCCCGGGGTTTGGGCCTCGATGTTGGCCGGGGCGCTCTACGGAACCTGGTGGGGCAGCTTGATTGTGTTTGTGGGGGCGTGCCTCGGGGCTGAAGCTGCGTTTCTGCTGGGTCGCACCTGGCTGCGGGCGTGGGCGCAGCGCCGCCTTGCTGCGTTGCCGAAGCTGCAGGCGGTGGAACGCGCCGTAAGCCGCGAGGGTCTGAAGTTGGTGCTGCTCACCCGCCTGTCGCCTGCTTTCCCCTTCTCGTTGCTCAACCTCGCCTACGGCCTCAGTGAGGTGAGCCTGCGCGATTACACGATTGGGCTGATCGGAATATTGCCGGGCACGATCCTGTTTTGTGGGTTAGGTGCTCTTGCCGGCGACGTGGCGCGCTTCGGTGACGTGCTCAGCGGCCAGGCCGATCCCGCCACCTGGGCGCTGCGCATCATCGGCATCCTTGCCACGGTGGCGGTGGTGTGGCTGGTGGGCCGGGCGGCCCGGAAGGCCCTTCAGGAGTCGGAGCCGCCGGCTTGA
- a CDS encoding valine--tRNA ligase: MPAAAAVTDALPKTYDPVGTEARWQQAWETSGAFHPDPSAPGEPFSVVIPPPNVTGSLHMGHAFNTALIDTIVRFQRLRGKNVLCLPGTDHASIAVQTILEKQLKADGKRKEDLGREAFLEKAWEWKAQSGGTIVGQLRRLGYSVDWQRERFTLDAGCSEAVIEAFNRLHEQGLIYRGEYLVNWCPASGSAVSDLEVEMKEVDGHLWHFRYPLTAGPAADGRTHLEVATTRPETLLGDTAVAVNPKDPRYAALVGQTLTLPLVGREIPIVADDHVDAEFGTGCVKVTPAHDPNDFAIGQRHNLPLITVMAKEGSMNEAAGRFQGLDRFEARKAVVAAMENEGFLVKVEDYRHSVPFSDRGKVPVEPLLSTQWFVKTEPLAARCREALENADPRFVPERWSKVYRDWLTDIRDWCISRQLWWGHRIPAWFVVSETGGAITDTTPYVVARNEAEARQKAEAQFSGGTHAHPVVLEQDPDALDTWFSSGLWPFSTLGWPNAEAADLQRWYPTSVLVTGFDIIFFWVARMTMMAGAFTGQMPFQDVYIHGLVRDENNRKMSKSAGNGIDPLLLIDRYGADALRFALVREVAGAGQDIRLDYDRKSDTSATVEASRNFANKLWNVTRFALMNLDGETPASLGEPDPAALQLADRWILSRLARVNRETAERYGNYGLGEAAKGLYEFAWNEVCDWYVELIKRRLQVPADLDGAAREAALADQRTARQVLAKALNELLVMLQPLMPHLTEELWHGLTGAGEETFLALQPWPQLDEAALNDDLEASFADLIEAIRVVRNLRAVAGLKPSQSVPVRFVTGRSALAGVLSAATADISALTRAERVEVLDPAAAEANPATKALAGVSGELQVLLPIEGLVDLEALRARLEKDIAKADKEIKGLAGRLANPNFADKAPPEVVAECKANLAEAEAQAELARKRLADLG; encoded by the coding sequence ATGCCTGCTGCCGCTGCCGTGACCGACGCTCTGCCCAAGACCTACGACCCGGTGGGCACCGAAGCGCGCTGGCAGCAGGCCTGGGAAACCAGCGGCGCCTTTCACCCGGATCCCAGCGCCCCTGGCGAACCGTTCTCGGTGGTGATCCCGCCGCCGAACGTGACCGGCAGCCTCCACATGGGGCACGCCTTCAACACGGCCCTGATCGACACGATCGTGCGCTTCCAGCGCCTGCGCGGCAAGAACGTGCTCTGCCTGCCCGGCACCGATCACGCTTCGATCGCCGTGCAGACGATCCTCGAAAAGCAGCTCAAGGCTGACGGCAAGCGCAAAGAAGATTTGGGCCGTGAGGCGTTCCTCGAGAAGGCCTGGGAATGGAAAGCCCAGAGCGGCGGCACGATCGTGGGCCAGCTGCGCCGGCTGGGGTATTCCGTCGACTGGCAGCGGGAGCGCTTCACCCTCGACGCCGGCTGCAGCGAGGCCGTGATCGAGGCCTTCAACCGGCTGCATGAGCAGGGGTTGATCTACCGGGGTGAATACCTGGTGAACTGGTGCCCCGCTTCCGGCTCCGCGGTGAGTGATCTGGAGGTGGAGATGAAGGAGGTGGATGGCCACCTCTGGCACTTCCGCTATCCGCTCACAGCTGGACCGGCTGCTGATGGCCGCACCCATCTCGAAGTGGCCACCACCCGCCCCGAAACCCTGCTGGGCGATACAGCCGTGGCGGTGAACCCCAAGGATCCGCGCTACGCCGCCCTGGTGGGCCAGACCCTCACCCTGCCCCTGGTGGGCCGCGAGATCCCGATCGTGGCCGATGACCACGTCGATGCGGAGTTCGGCACCGGCTGCGTGAAGGTGACCCCCGCTCATGACCCCAACGACTTCGCCATCGGTCAGCGCCACAACCTGCCGCTGATCACGGTGATGGCCAAAGAAGGCTCGATGAACGAAGCCGCCGGCCGCTTCCAAGGGCTCGATCGTTTTGAAGCCCGCAAGGCCGTCGTCGCGGCGATGGAGAACGAAGGCTTCCTGGTGAAAGTGGAGGACTACCGCCACAGCGTGCCCTTCTCCGATCGCGGCAAGGTGCCGGTGGAGCCCCTTCTCTCTACCCAGTGGTTCGTGAAGACCGAGCCCCTGGCGGCCCGCTGCCGCGAGGCTCTGGAAAACGCCGATCCGCGCTTCGTGCCGGAGCGTTGGAGCAAGGTCTATCGCGACTGGCTCACCGACATCCGCGACTGGTGCATCTCCCGCCAGCTCTGGTGGGGTCACCGCATCCCGGCCTGGTTTGTGGTGAGTGAAACCGGCGGCGCCATCACCGACACCACGCCCTACGTGGTGGCCCGCAACGAAGCGGAAGCCCGCCAGAAGGCCGAAGCCCAATTCAGCGGCGGAACCCATGCCCATCCGGTGGTTCTTGAGCAGGATCCCGACGCGCTCGACACCTGGTTCTCCAGCGGCCTCTGGCCCTTCTCCACCCTGGGTTGGCCCAACGCTGAGGCCGCCGATCTGCAGCGCTGGTACCCCACCAGCGTGCTGGTCACGGGCTTCGACATCATCTTTTTCTGGGTGGCCCGGATGACGATGATGGCCGGCGCCTTCACCGGCCAGATGCCCTTCCAGGACGTGTACATCCACGGCCTGGTGCGCGATGAAAACAACCGCAAGATGAGCAAATCGGCGGGCAATGGCATCGATCCGCTGCTGCTGATCGATCGCTACGGCGCCGATGCCCTGCGCTTTGCCCTGGTGCGCGAGGTGGCCGGCGCCGGTCAAGACATCCGCCTCGACTACGACCGCAAGTCCGACACCTCCGCCACGGTGGAGGCCTCCCGCAATTTCGCCAACAAGCTGTGGAACGTCACGCGCTTTGCGCTGATGAACCTCGATGGCGAAACGCCGGCGAGCCTGGGGGAACCGGATCCCGCCGCGCTGCAGTTGGCCGATCGTTGGATCCTCTCCCGCCTGGCGCGGGTGAACCGCGAAACAGCCGAGCGTTACGGCAACTATGGCCTCGGCGAAGCCGCGAAGGGTCTGTATGAGTTCGCCTGGAACGAGGTGTGCGATTGGTATGTGGAGCTGATCAAGCGGCGCTTGCAGGTGCCGGCTGATCTCGATGGCGCTGCCCGCGAGGCGGCGCTGGCCGATCAGCGCACCGCCCGCCAGGTGTTGGCCAAGGCGCTCAACGAGTTGCTGGTGATGCTCCAGCCGCTGATGCCGCACCTCACCGAGGAGCTCTGGCATGGCCTCACCGGTGCCGGTGAGGAGACGTTCCTCGCCCTGCAGCCCTGGCCGCAACTCGATGAAGCCGCCCTCAACGACGACCTCGAGGCGTCGTTCGCCGATTTGATCGAAGCGATCCGCGTGGTGCGCAACCTGCGGGCCGTGGCAGGCCTCAAGCCCAGCCAGAGCGTGCCGGTGCGCTTCGTCACGGGGCGCAGCGCGCTGGCTGGGGTGCTCAGCGCCGCCACTGCCGACATCAGCGCCCTCACCCGCGCGGAGCGGGTGGAGGTGCTCGATCCGGCCGCGGCGGAGGCCAATCCCGCCACCAAGGCCCTGGCCGGCGTGAGCGGCGAGCTGCAGGTGCTCCTGCCGATCGAAGGCCTGGTGGATCTCGAGGCCCTGCGCGCCCGCCTTGAAAAAGACATCGCCAAGGCCGACAAGGAGATCAAGGGCCTGGCCGGCCGCCTCGCCAACCCCAACTTTGCGGATAAAGCTCCGCCGGAGGTGGTGGCCGAGTGCAAGGCCAACCTGGCCGAAGCCGAGGCCCAGGCGGAGTTGGCCCGCAAGCGCTTGGCGGATCTGGGCTAA
- a CDS encoding extracellular solute-binding protein, with translation MLLSSLLCVLSLSGCSGRLELPQVVYLAIGVNADQSIDADLLGDFQERLNGLESGYRQIHPNTRFQFSVYPDERIDDAVRRRTNAGLGPDLLFINGDTARYLLEQGLIDPFPANRALENLFSAYDLNRMRTASGQLAGLPIVVQPQVACFNRQRLSTPPSTLSELLKTSAKGHSIGLSVELNTLLWTAGSMGTIEALNRAAAGTPPSAEERQQISKWLRWLQNASDQQRVSFFGGQLALQNEFGAGRLDWITCSSMSLPKLRKSLGQALGVASLPSGPGGLASPINRLRVMALGRSSSREGRQRALSFSRFSVNPLVQRSLTLGSQTLLPANRFVKVPIRSSRALQAMADSQEGGQQVAPLIGLIPDDDPRLAAAQGLITQLVFGEISPESAADAFIALFQRRQR, from the coding sequence ATGCTGCTGTCCAGCCTGCTGTGCGTTCTCAGCCTCAGCGGCTGTTCAGGCCGGCTTGAACTGCCACAAGTGGTGTACCTGGCGATCGGCGTCAATGCTGACCAGAGCATCGATGCCGACCTGCTGGGCGACTTTCAGGAGCGACTTAACGGCCTTGAATCGGGTTACCGGCAGATCCACCCCAACACACGGTTTCAATTCAGCGTTTACCCCGATGAACGCATCGATGATGCAGTCCGCCGGCGCACCAACGCTGGTCTCGGCCCCGATCTGTTGTTTATTAATGGCGACACAGCTCGCTATTTGCTCGAGCAGGGACTGATCGATCCCTTCCCAGCCAATCGAGCTCTGGAAAATCTCTTTAGCGCGTATGACCTGAATCGGATGCGCACCGCCAGCGGCCAGCTGGCTGGCTTACCGATCGTGGTGCAGCCGCAAGTGGCGTGCTTCAACCGCCAGCGCCTCTCCACACCACCTAGCACCCTCTCAGAGCTACTGAAAACCAGCGCCAAAGGCCACAGCATTGGACTCAGCGTTGAGCTCAACACTCTGCTCTGGACGGCAGGAAGCATGGGCACAATCGAAGCGTTGAATCGCGCTGCAGCCGGAACACCCCCAAGTGCCGAAGAGCGCCAACAGATCTCCAAGTGGCTTCGTTGGCTGCAAAACGCCAGCGATCAGCAACGGGTGAGCTTTTTCGGAGGGCAGCTTGCCTTACAGAACGAATTCGGCGCCGGGCGGCTCGATTGGATCACCTGCTCCAGCATGAGCCTTCCGAAGCTGCGAAAGAGCCTGGGACAAGCGCTTGGTGTTGCCAGCCTGCCCAGCGGCCCTGGAGGTCTCGCCAGCCCCATCAACCGCCTGCGGGTGATGGCCTTGGGGCGCAGCTCCAGCCGGGAAGGTCGTCAGCGCGCCCTTTCCTTCAGTCGCTTCAGCGTGAACCCCCTGGTGCAGCGCAGCCTCACCCTCGGATCGCAGACGCTGCTTCCCGCCAATCGCTTTGTGAAGGTGCCGATACGCAGCTCTCGAGCGCTGCAAGCCATGGCGGACTCCCAGGAGGGGGGGCAACAGGTCGCCCCATTGATCGGTCTGATCCCCGACGACGATCCGCGGTTGGCAGCCGCCCAGGGACTGATTACCCAGTTGGTGTTTGGCGAAATCAGCCCCGAGAGCGCTGCTGACGCCTTCATCGCGCTCTTCCAAAGGCGGCAACGATGA